Proteins from a genomic interval of Papaver somniferum cultivar HN1 chromosome 4, ASM357369v1, whole genome shotgun sequence:
- the LOC113273156 gene encoding protein trichome birefringence-like 2: MNPMLQNSANIYFHIPSFGHRHSNTSNGTTTTNVDTSTTTNSTSSSPLEVLKNAPSNNQSKRKSSKKSSNNSSLVLADLPGGESVNTNDNSIARAGNFSGSSSSSSTRLNDAKKQEKSCDSCDGDSNVFEGEWVRDVEGQPYYPPGSCPFVDQTFSCYHNGRPDDQFLQWQWQWQSKQTNARCNDIPSILNATDFLERLRGGKLVYVGDSLNRNMFVSMLCILWTVIPDKSRVFRIHKTDGYAMRFEDYNCTVAFVWSAFLVDETKRNTRKNKMVTPGTETLRLDLIDEAASSVYHDADVIVFDSMHWWTGSKTNNGINYFQDGNYVYPKLSMFEAYKKGLTTWRRWIDKNIDSNRTQIVFRGYSIPHYVGGKWNTGGKCNRETEPIMSNEKYKEMYPSQVKILNDALRQMKTPVLFLNISKLSYYRADAHPSVYGKDLKTAEEKNEALNHQDCIHWCLPGVPDTWNKLLYVSLLKAGKGSFGHRKTET; the protein is encoded by the exons ATGAATCCCATGCTTCAAAACAGTGCTAATATATATTTTCATATACCTTCTTTTGGGCATAGGCATTCTAATACTTCAAATGGTACCACGACTACAAACGTAGATACTAGTACTACCACTAATTCTACTTCCTCTTCTCCTCTCGAGGTGCTCAAAAACGCCCCTAGCAATAATCAAAGTAAAAGGAAGAGCAGTAAAAAGAGTTCTAATAACTCAAGTCTTGTTTTGGCTGATCTACCTGGTGGAGAATCTGTCAATACAAATGATAATTCTATTGCAAGGGCAGGCAACTTTTctggtagtagtagtagtagcagTACTAGACTAAACGATGCCAAGAAACAAGAAAAGAGTTGTGATTCTTGTGATGGCGATAGCAATGTTTTTGAAGGTGAATGGGTTAGGGACGTCGAAGGCCAACCATATTATCCTCCTGGTTCTTGTCCTTTTGTCGACCAAACCTTTTCTTGTTACCACAATGGAAGACCTGATGATCAGTTCCTCCAGTGGCAATGGCAATGGCAATCTAAGCAAACAAATGCAAGGTGTAACGATATACCCAG CATCCTTAATGCAACTGATTTCCTGGAGAGATTGAGAGGGGGAAAATTGGTATATGTTGGGGATTCATTAAATAGGAATATGTTCGTGTCTATGTTGTGCATACTTTGGACTGTCATTCCAGATAAGAGCAGAGTTTTTAGGATCCATAAGACTGATGGATACGCTATGAGATTTGAA GACTACAACTGTACAGTAGCATTTGTCTGGTCTGCGTTTCTTGTGGATGAGACAAAAAGAAATACTCGTAAAAACAAAATGGTAACACCAGGGACTGAAACTCTAAGGTTGGATTTGATTGACGAGGCTGCGTCATCAGTATATCATGATGCTGATGTTATAGTTTTCGATTCGATGCATTGGTGGACTGGTTCTAAAACCAATAACGG AATAAACTACTTTCAGGATGGTAATTACGTGTATCCTAAACTTAGTATGTTTGAAGCATATAAGAAAGGTCTTACAACATGGAGGAGATGGATTGACAAGAACATTGATTCTAATAGAACCCAAATCGTTTTTAGAGGATATTCGATTCCCCATTATGT AGGCGGGAAATGGAACACAGGTGGAAAATGCAACAGAGAGACGGAGCCAATCATGAGTAATGAAAAATACAAAGAGATGTACCCGTCGCAAGTGAAAATACTAAATGATGCTCTAAGACAAATGAAGACTCCTGTTTTATTTCTGAATATTAGTAAGCTATCTTACTATCGAGCCGATGCACACCCTTCAGTGTATGGCAAAGATTTGAAAACTGCTGAAGAGAAGAATGAAGCCCTTAATCATCAAGATTGTATTCATTGGTGCTTGCCTGGTGTGCCTGATACATGGAATAAGTTGTTGTATGTATCTTTATTGAAGGCCGGTAAAGGATCTTTTGGCCACCGCAAAACCGAAACTTAA